From the genome of Streptomyces sp. NBC_00659, one region includes:
- a CDS encoding asparaginase has protein sequence MSAAPRTPEDPPISDGTPGAPGEAGTPGASGTPGTLRTLDTARTPGTAPVSEGSPRSGTSDVLPVLAEVVRSGFVEGHHRGSLVVLAADGTVELALGDVAAPVFPRSSNKPMQAAGVLRAGLDLAGERLALAAASHSGEIFHRDLVQRMLVEHGLDAGQLQCPPDLPLDPVEAESYLASGAVRDRVTMNCSGKHVAMLAVCAQRGWSTESYLDPGHPLQQLIHSVVEEAAGEPVAAVGTDGCGAPLMAITLTGLARAFRSFVLAAPGSAERRVADAMRTHPEYVAGTRRPDTWLMREVPGALSKMGAEAVQAVALPDGRALAFKIDDGGGRALGPVLARALGLLGVEGPVVTRIGSAPLLGGGREVGEIRAAF, from the coding sequence ATGTCCGCAGCTCCCCGCACGCCCGAAGACCCGCCCATATCCGACGGCACACCGGGTGCACCGGGTGAGGCCGGCACACCGGGCGCCTCCGGCACCCCTGGCACGCTTCGTACGCTCGACACCGCCCGTACGCCCGGCACGGCTCCCGTGTCCGAGGGGAGTCCTCGGTCCGGCACGTCCGACGTGCTCCCGGTGCTCGCCGAGGTCGTTCGCTCCGGCTTCGTCGAGGGGCACCACCGCGGCAGCCTGGTGGTGCTGGCCGCCGACGGGACGGTCGAGCTGGCGCTCGGCGACGTCGCGGCACCCGTCTTCCCGCGCTCGTCGAACAAGCCCATGCAGGCGGCCGGCGTCCTGCGCGCGGGACTCGACCTGGCAGGGGAACGCCTCGCCCTGGCCGCCGCGAGCCACTCCGGCGAGATCTTCCACCGTGACCTGGTCCAGAGGATGCTCGTCGAGCACGGGCTGGACGCCGGGCAGCTCCAGTGCCCGCCGGACCTGCCGCTGGACCCCGTCGAGGCGGAGTCCTACCTCGCCTCCGGTGCCGTCCGCGACCGGGTCACCATGAACTGCTCCGGCAAGCACGTGGCGATGCTTGCGGTGTGCGCGCAGCGCGGCTGGTCCACCGAGTCCTACCTCGATCCCGGGCACCCCCTCCAGCAGCTCATCCACTCCGTGGTCGAGGAAGCCGCCGGGGAGCCCGTCGCGGCGGTCGGCACGGACGGCTGCGGGGCGCCCCTGATGGCGATCACCCTCACGGGTCTCGCCCGTGCCTTCCGCTCCTTCGTCCTCGCGGCCCCCGGTTCCGCCGAACGCCGGGTGGCCGACGCCATGCGCACCCACCCCGAGTACGTCGCCGGCACCCGGCGCCCCGACACCTGGCTGATGCGCGAGGTCCCGGGCGCCCTGTCCAAGATGGGCGCCGAAGCCGTCCAGGCGGTCGCGCTGCCCGACGGCCGCGCCCTCGCCTTCAAGATCGACGACGGCGGGGGCCGGGCACTGGGCCCCGTCCTGGCCCGCGCTCTGGGCCTGCTGGGTGTGGAGGGGCCGGTGGTGACGAGGATCGGCAGCGCGCCCCTGCTGGGCGGCGGCCGCGAGGTGGGGGAGATCCGGGCGGCTTTCTGA
- a CDS encoding RsiG family protein, which produces MSTSRTGQQTGAVSLTRTSARAEAMTARPPVQRTDSGPLAADPAPTGVTVLRLPELRTLRRDAQRDEADLSYVRRLLQGRIDILRAELARRGEHRMPAPASGHLSPVGRGKHSVVERLSEILTDAPARYRSSARHVTVGTPHGEEYRALAAEMLAEVELSDLEARTDEELGAGLGRLVRYEQQVSRRRQQLQRTADDCSAEIARRYREGEAQVDDLLM; this is translated from the coding sequence ATGAGCACATCGAGGACCGGGCAGCAGACCGGAGCCGTGTCATTGACCCGCACGAGCGCACGGGCGGAAGCGATGACCGCCCGGCCGCCGGTGCAGCGCACCGACAGCGGCCCGCTGGCGGCGGATCCGGCCCCGACCGGCGTCACCGTGCTCCGGCTGCCCGAACTGCGGACGCTGCGCCGGGACGCCCAGCGGGACGAGGCCGACCTCAGCTATGTCCGGCGGCTGCTCCAGGGACGCATCGACATCCTGCGCGCGGAGCTCGCGCGCCGCGGGGAGCACCGGATGCCCGCCCCGGCCTCCGGACACCTCTCGCCCGTGGGCCGGGGGAAGCACTCCGTCGTCGAGCGGCTCTCGGAGATCCTCACGGACGCGCCGGCCCGGTACCGCTCCTCGGCCCGCCATGTCACCGTGGGCACGCCGCACGGCGAGGAGTACCGGGCGCTGGCCGCCGAGATGCTCGCCGAGGTGGAGCTGTCGGACCTGGAGGCCCGTACGGACGAAGAGCTGGGCGCGGGACTCGGCCGACTCGTCCGTTACGAGCAGCAGGTCTCCCGGCGGCGCCAGCAGCTCCAGCGCACGGCCGACGATTGCAGTGCCGAGATCGCCCGCAGGTACCGTGAAGGGGAAGCACAAGTAGACGACCTGCTCATGTGA
- the dtd gene encoding D-aminoacyl-tRNA deacylase → MRAVVQRVDGASVVVDGETVGEISGEGLCVLVGVTHEDTKEKAAQLARKLWSVRMLADERSCSDIDAPLLVVSQFTLYGDARKGRRPTWNAAAPGDVAEPLVEEVVAQLRALGATVATGRFGARMRVSLTNDGPFTVLLEM, encoded by the coding sequence ATGCGTGCGGTGGTGCAGAGAGTGGACGGCGCGAGCGTCGTCGTGGACGGCGAGACGGTCGGCGAGATCAGCGGTGAGGGCCTGTGCGTCCTCGTCGGGGTCACCCACGAGGACACCAAGGAGAAGGCGGCCCAACTGGCCCGCAAACTCTGGTCCGTCCGGATGCTGGCCGACGAGCGGTCCTGCTCCGACATCGACGCGCCGCTGCTCGTCGTCAGCCAGTTCACGCTCTACGGCGACGCGCGCAAGGGCCGCCGCCCCACCTGGAACGCGGCCGCCCCCGGCGATGTGGCCGAGCCCCTCGTCGAGGAGGTCGTCGCCCAGCTCCGCGCTCTGGGCGCCACGGTGGCAACGGGCCGTTTCGGCGCCCGGATGCGGGTCTCCCTGACGAACGACGGCCCGTTCACCGTCCTCCTGGAGATGTGA
- the ygfZ gene encoding CAF17-like 4Fe-4S cluster assembly/insertion protein YgfZ, producing the protein MKSSLLSLPGAVPAEGVDEGVAAHYGDLFREQRALADGVGFVDLSHRGVVTVTGDDRLAWLHLLLTQHVTDLPAGQATEALILSANGHIEHALYLVDDGTTVWMHTEPGTQEALVAYLESMIFFYRVEVADRTADFAVVELPAGSIAEAPEGVVVRETPYGRDLFLPRADLDSWAEKAGPPAGLLAHEALRVEQHRPRLGFETDHRTIPHELGWIGTAVHLQKGCYRGQETVARVQNLGKPPRRLVFLHLDGSEVVLPPHGTELRVADEAPDGRVIGFITTSVRHHELGPIALALVKRNVPVDAPLMADSTAAAQEVVVEP; encoded by the coding sequence ATGAAGAGTTCCCTCCTGTCCCTGCCCGGCGCCGTTCCAGCCGAAGGTGTGGACGAAGGCGTCGCCGCCCACTACGGCGACCTGTTCCGTGAGCAGCGCGCGCTCGCCGACGGCGTCGGCTTCGTGGACCTCTCCCACCGCGGTGTCGTCACCGTCACCGGGGACGACCGGCTGGCCTGGCTGCACCTCCTGCTCACCCAGCACGTCACCGACCTCCCGGCCGGCCAGGCCACCGAGGCGCTGATCCTCTCCGCGAACGGCCACATCGAGCACGCGCTGTACCTCGTCGACGACGGCACGACGGTGTGGATGCACACGGAACCCGGCACCCAGGAGGCGCTGGTCGCCTACCTGGAGTCGATGATCTTCTTCTACCGGGTCGAAGTCGCCGACCGCACGGCCGACTTCGCGGTCGTCGAGCTTCCGGCCGGTTCGATCGCCGAGGCCCCCGAGGGCGTGGTCGTCCGCGAGACGCCGTACGGCCGTGATCTCTTCCTGCCGCGCGCGGACCTGGACTCCTGGGCGGAGAAGGCCGGACCGCCCGCCGGACTCCTCGCCCACGAGGCCCTGCGCGTCGAGCAGCACCGGCCCCGCCTCGGCTTCGAGACCGACCACCGCACCATCCCGCACGAGCTGGGCTGGATCGGTACCGCGGTGCACCTCCAGAAGGGCTGCTACCGCGGACAGGAGACGGTCGCCCGCGTCCAGAACCTGGGCAAGCCCCCGCGCCGCCTGGTCTTCCTGCACCTCGACGGCAGCGAGGTCGTCCTGCCCCCGCACGGCACCGAGCTGCGCGTCGCGGACGAGGCCCCCGACGGCCGCGTGATCGGCTTCATCACCACATCCGTACGCCACCACGAACTCGGCCCGATCGCGCTGGCCCTCGTGAAGCGCAACGTGCCCGTGGACGCCCCGCTGATGGCGGACTCGACGGCGGCGGCCCAGGAGGTCGTCGTCGAGCCGTAG
- a CDS encoding Fur family transcriptional regulator — protein sequence MVSTDWKSDLRQRGYRLTPQRQLVLEAVDTLEHATPDDILGEVRKTASGVNISTVYRTLELLEELGLVSHAHLGHGAPTYHLADRHHHIHLVCRDCSNVIEADVSVAAEFTAKLRESFGFETEMKHFAIFGRCTDCQAQQAQQN from the coding sequence GTGGTGAGCACCGACTGGAAGAGCGACCTCAGGCAGCGCGGCTACCGGCTGACGCCTCAGCGCCAGCTTGTCCTCGAAGCAGTGGACACCCTGGAACACGCGACCCCCGACGACATCCTCGGCGAAGTGAGGAAGACGGCGTCGGGGGTCAACATTTCCACGGTCTACCGGACCCTGGAGCTCCTGGAGGAGCTCGGGCTGGTCAGCCACGCCCATCTGGGACACGGCGCGCCGACCTACCACCTGGCCGACCGGCACCACCACATCCACCTCGTCTGCCGCGACTGCTCGAACGTCATCGAGGCCGACGTCTCCGTCGCTGCCGAGTTCACCGCCAAGCTCCGGGAATCCTTCGGCTTCGAGACGGAGATGAAGCACTTCGCCATCTTCGGCCGCTGCACGGACTGCCAGGCCCAGCAGGCCCAGCAGAACTGA
- a CDS encoding FABP family protein — protein sequence MIEIPSDLHKDLVPLVFLLGEWAGVGVHDFPGSEKCNFGQEVSFTHDGRDFLEYRSHSWVLDENGEKVRPLETETGFWRVDAERKVEVVMTRDDGVVEIWYGELADKKPQIDLVTDAVARTAASGPYSGGKRLYGYVNSDLMWVGEKATPEVELRPYMSGHLKKVVTPEDVERWAKDLPDDMPDDGIAFFK from the coding sequence ATGATCGAGATCCCGTCGGACCTCCACAAGGACCTGGTCCCCCTTGTCTTCCTGCTCGGCGAGTGGGCCGGAGTCGGTGTCCACGACTTCCCCGGCTCCGAGAAGTGCAACTTCGGGCAGGAGGTCAGCTTCACGCACGACGGGCGGGACTTCCTGGAGTACCGCTCGCACAGCTGGGTGCTCGACGAGAACGGTGAGAAGGTCCGGCCGCTGGAGACGGAGACCGGCTTCTGGCGCGTCGACGCCGAGCGCAAGGTCGAGGTCGTGATGACCCGCGACGACGGCGTCGTCGAGATCTGGTACGGCGAGCTCGCCGACAAGAAGCCGCAGATCGACCTGGTCACCGACGCCGTGGCCCGCACCGCCGCCTCCGGTCCCTACAGCGGCGGCAAGCGACTGTACGGCTATGTGAACAGCGACCTCATGTGGGTCGGCGAGAAGGCGACCCCCGAGGTCGAGCTGCGTCCCTACATGTCCGGGCACCTGAAGAAGGTCGTCACGCCGGAGGACGTCGAGCGCTGGGCGAAGGACCTGCCCGACGACATGCCGGACGACGGGATCGCCTTCTTCAAGTAG
- a CDS encoding DsrE family protein: MANKLVIKVTAGADAPERCSQAFTVAAVAVASGVEVSLWLTGESSWFALPGRAAEFELPHAAPLPDLIDSILAAGRITLCTQCAARRDITEKDVLEGVRIAGAQVFVQEAMADGTQALVY, encoded by the coding sequence ATGGCGAACAAGCTCGTGATCAAGGTGACGGCGGGGGCCGATGCCCCGGAGCGGTGCTCACAGGCGTTCACCGTCGCCGCGGTGGCCGTGGCCAGTGGTGTGGAGGTCTCCCTCTGGCTGACCGGCGAGTCCTCCTGGTTCGCGCTGCCGGGCCGCGCCGCCGAGTTCGAGCTGCCGCACGCGGCACCGCTGCCCGATCTGATCGACTCGATCCTGGCGGCCGGGCGCATCACCCTGTGCACCCAGTGCGCGGCCCGGCGCGACATCACGGAGAAGGACGTCCTGGAGGGTGTACGGATCGCCGGTGCGCAGGTGTTCGTGCAGGAGGCCATGGCGGACGGGACGCAGGCGCTGGTCTACTGA
- a CDS encoding VOC family protein, with translation MSRTRLSTVVLDAPDAHELAGFYRRLLGYEVRAEEPDWVLIGPPFGEVALAFETEPLYTAPVWPAGPGDQRMMLHLDIEVDDLAEETARAVEQGARLAELQPQEDVRVLFDPAGHPFCLWVDTRGRRRRGQ, from the coding sequence ATGTCGCGTACGAGGTTGTCCACCGTGGTGCTCGACGCGCCCGATGCCCATGAACTCGCCGGCTTCTACCGGAGGCTGCTCGGGTACGAGGTGCGGGCCGAGGAACCCGACTGGGTGCTCATCGGCCCGCCGTTCGGAGAGGTCGCGCTCGCCTTCGAGACCGAACCGCTCTACACGGCGCCGGTGTGGCCCGCCGGTCCAGGCGACCAGCGGATGATGCTCCATCTCGACATCGAGGTCGACGACCTGGCCGAGGAGACCGCCCGCGCCGTGGAGCAGGGCGCCCGGCTCGCCGAGCTTCAGCCCCAGGAGGACGTACGGGTGCTGTTCGACCCGGCGGGCCACCCCTTCTGTCTCTGGGTGGACACCCGCGGGCGGCGCAGACGAGGTCAGTAG
- a CDS encoding DUF3099 domain-containing protein, protein MYARRRHLYFAMMGTCVVLFVLAWAVVRLWSVPAAVAMCVVAMLIPPVAAMVANRRGPEDRWWDDPSGDPKSDEWWDELDGKKRRQQ, encoded by the coding sequence ATGTACGCGCGCAGGCGTCATCTGTATTTCGCCATGATGGGGACGTGCGTCGTGCTGTTCGTCCTCGCCTGGGCTGTCGTACGGCTGTGGTCGGTCCCCGCGGCCGTCGCCATGTGCGTGGTGGCCATGCTGATTCCGCCGGTGGCCGCGATGGTGGCCAACCGGCGGGGGCCCGAGGACCGATGGTGGGACGACCCGTCCGGGGACCCGAAGTCCGACGAGTGGTGGGACGAGCTGGACGGCAAGAAACGGCGCCAGCAGTAG
- a CDS encoding DUF1416 domain-containing protein — MCGAKAGGPDASTIKPGETTIQGHVTRDGEPVTGYVRLLDSTGEFTAEVPTSATGQFRFYAAEGTWTVRALVPGGTADRTVVAQTGGLAEVAIAV, encoded by the coding sequence ATGTGTGGAGCGAAGGCCGGCGGCCCCGACGCCTCGACGATCAAGCCCGGTGAGACCACGATCCAGGGTCACGTGACCCGCGACGGCGAGCCGGTGACGGGCTACGTCCGTCTCCTGGACTCGACCGGCGAGTTCACCGCGGAGGTCCCCACCTCCGCGACGGGTCAGTTCCGCTTCTACGCGGCCGAGGGCACGTGGACCGTCCGGGCCCTGGTCCCGGGTGGCACCGCCGACCGCACGGTCGTCGCCCAGACGGGCGGCCTCGCCGAGGTCGCGATCGCCGTCTGA
- a CDS encoding sulfurtransferase: MSRSDVLVDADWVQDHLDDPNVAVVEVDEDTSAYEKNHIKNAIRIDWTKDLQDPVRRDFIDQEGFEKLLSSKGIGNDTLVVLYGGNNNWFASYAYWYFKLYGHENVKLLDGGRKKWELDSRDLVDGSQIPERSATAYKAQAQNTSIRAFRDDVVAAIGSQNLVDVRSPDEFSGKLLAPAHLPQEQSQRPGHVPSARNIPWSKNANDDGTFKSDDELKELYAAEKVDLAKDTIAYCRIGERSALTWFVLHELLGVQNVKNYDGSWTEYGSLVGVPIELGANK, encoded by the coding sequence ATGAGCCGCAGCGACGTCCTGGTAGACGCCGATTGGGTCCAGGACCACCTGGACGACCCGAACGTGGCGGTCGTCGAGGTCGACGAGGACACCTCGGCGTACGAGAAGAACCACATCAAGAACGCCATCCGGATCGACTGGACCAAGGACCTCCAGGACCCGGTCCGCCGTGACTTCATCGACCAGGAGGGCTTCGAGAAGCTCCTCTCGTCGAAGGGCATCGGCAACGACACGCTGGTCGTCCTCTACGGCGGCAACAACAACTGGTTCGCGTCCTACGCCTACTGGTACTTCAAGCTCTACGGCCACGAGAACGTGAAGCTGCTCGACGGCGGCCGCAAGAAGTGGGAGCTCGACTCCCGCGACCTGGTCGACGGCTCGCAGATCCCCGAGCGCTCCGCCACCGCCTACAAGGCCCAGGCCCAGAACACCTCGATCCGCGCCTTCCGTGACGACGTCGTCGCCGCGATCGGCTCGCAGAACCTGGTCGACGTCCGTTCGCCCGACGAGTTCAGCGGCAAGCTGCTCGCCCCGGCGCACCTTCCGCAGGAGCAGTCGCAGCGTCCGGGCCACGTCCCGAGCGCCCGCAACATCCCGTGGTCGAAGAACGCCAACGACGACGGCACCTTCAAGTCGGACGACGAGCTCAAGGAGCTCTACGCCGCCGAGAAGGTCGACCTCGCCAAGGACACGATCGCCTACTGCCGCATCGGTGAGCGTTCCGCGCTCACCTGGTTCGTGCTGCACGAGCTCCTCGGTGTGCAGAACGTCAAGAACTACGACGGCTCCTGGACCGAGTACGGCTCCCTCGTCGGCGTGCCGATCGAGCTCGGCGCCAACAAGTAA
- a CDS encoding putative leader peptide → MKRQADLTKRRAVDLCRVAAMLCRTF, encoded by the coding sequence ATGAAGCGACAGGCGGACCTCACGAAGCGGCGGGCAGTAGACCTGTGCCGCGTCGCCGCCATGCTCTGTCGCACCTTCTGA
- a CDS encoding LmeA family phospholipid-binding protein: MRALRITLILVIVLGGLFVLADRVAVGFAEDEAAGRIKSAEGLATTPDVSIGGFPFLTQVVGGELDDVKIGIKSYEASTGGTDSSAGTIRIDDLDAEMHGVSFNGGYSSATAGSATGSASISYAELLKAAKPGPTEVTPGVKAQIIGLSDGGNGKIKVTVSATVFGKKLSEPVSVLSSLSVSGDTVKVHADSLPKLGVQLAEGRIRSITDFQQKIDQLPGGIKLDSVQAAPGGVEITVKGSDVRLVG, encoded by the coding sequence ATGCGCGCACTGCGAATAACCCTGATTCTCGTGATCGTTCTCGGCGGTCTGTTCGTGCTCGCCGACCGGGTCGCGGTCGGGTTCGCGGAGGACGAGGCGGCCGGCCGGATCAAGAGCGCAGAAGGTCTCGCGACCACCCCGGACGTGTCCATCGGGGGCTTTCCGTTCCTCACCCAGGTCGTCGGCGGCGAGCTCGACGACGTGAAGATCGGCATCAAGAGCTACGAGGCGTCGACCGGCGGTACGGACTCCTCCGCCGGCACCATCCGCATCGACGACCTCGACGCCGAGATGCACGGCGTCTCCTTCAACGGTGGCTACAGCTCCGCCACGGCCGGCAGCGCCACCGGCAGCGCGTCGATCTCGTACGCCGAACTGCTCAAGGCGGCCAAGCCCGGGCCCACGGAGGTGACGCCTGGCGTCAAGGCCCAGATCATCGGCCTCTCCGACGGCGGCAACGGCAAGATCAAGGTGACCGTCTCGGCAACCGTCTTCGGCAAGAAGTTGTCCGAGCCGGTCTCGGTGCTCAGCTCCCTCAGCGTCTCCGGCGACACCGTGAAGGTGCACGCCGACTCGCTGCCCAAGCTGGGCGTCCAGCTCGCCGAGGGCCGGATCCGCTCGATCACCGACTTCCAGCAGAAGATCGACCAGCTGCCCGGCGGCATCAAGCTCGACAGTGTCCAGGCGGCCCCGGGCGGTGTCGAGATCACGGTGAAGGGTTCGGACGTCCGGCTGGTCGGGTAG
- a CDS encoding MoaD/ThiS family protein: MAKGTVRYWAAAKAAAGVGDEPYDAGTLAEALDAARERHPGEFVRVLRRCSFLIDGDPVGTRGHETVRLAEGGTVEVLPPFAGG, from the coding sequence ATGGCAAAGGGCACGGTGCGTTACTGGGCCGCCGCCAAGGCCGCGGCAGGCGTCGGCGACGAGCCGTACGACGCCGGCACGCTCGCCGAGGCGCTCGACGCGGCCCGCGAACGGCACCCCGGCGAATTCGTCCGCGTCCTGCGGCGATGCTCGTTCCTGATCGACGGTGATCCCGTGGGGACCCGCGGGCATGAGACGGTACGGCTGGCCGAGGGCGGCACGGTCGAGGTGCTCCCGCCGTTCGCAGGAGGGTGA
- a CDS encoding alpha/beta hydrolase family protein, whose translation MSSGPAGQVTRSFKSPRLETTPRVPSRTFLRTVDGVTIDAAYDPGAESSGDLAFIVAHGFTGGLDRPHVRRAAGVLAREGAVVTFSFRGHGGSGGRSTVGDREVHDLAAAVAWARELGHTRIVTVGFSMGGSVVLRHAALYGGKSAGGEPVPGLEHEGRTEARTDAVVSVSAPARWYYRGTAPMRRVHWLVTRPAGRIVGRVGLRTRIHHRDWNPVPASPVECVPHIAPTPLLIVHGDRDGYFPVDHPRMLADASGGHAELWLEHGMGHAENAAADGLLSRIAGWGAAHAGI comes from the coding sequence ATGAGCTCAGGTCCGGCAGGTCAAGTGACGCGATCTTTCAAAAGTCCACGCCTTGAGACAACGCCACGCGTCCCTTCGCGGACGTTTCTGCGCACGGTCGACGGTGTGACGATCGATGCGGCGTACGACCCCGGAGCGGAGTCTTCCGGTGACCTTGCGTTCATCGTCGCACACGGATTCACGGGCGGTCTGGACCGTCCGCACGTCCGCCGCGCGGCCGGCGTCCTCGCCCGCGAAGGGGCGGTGGTCACCTTCTCCTTCCGCGGTCACGGCGGATCGGGCGGCCGTTCCACGGTCGGTGACCGTGAGGTCCACGATCTGGCGGCGGCGGTCGCCTGGGCGCGGGAACTCGGGCACACCCGGATCGTGACGGTCGGCTTCTCGATGGGCGGCTCGGTGGTGCTGCGGCACGCGGCGCTCTACGGCGGGAAATCCGCGGGTGGTGAGCCGGTGCCCGGCCTGGAGCACGAGGGGCGCACGGAGGCGCGTACGGACGCGGTGGTGTCGGTGAGCGCGCCGGCCCGCTGGTACTACCGGGGTACGGCCCCCATGCGACGGGTGCACTGGCTGGTGACCCGTCCGGCGGGCCGGATCGTGGGCCGGGTCGGTCTGCGGACCCGTATCCACCACCGGGACTGGAACCCGGTGCCGGCGTCCCCGGTCGAGTGCGTCCCGCACATCGCGCCGACGCCGCTCCTCATCGTCCACGGCGACCGGGACGGCTACTTCCCGGTCGACCACCCGCGCATGCTGGCCGACGCCTCCGGCGGGCACGCCGAACTGTGGCTGGAGCACGGCATGGGGCACGCGGAGAACGCCGCCGCCGACGGCCTGCTCAGCCGTATCGCGGGCTGGGGCGCCGCCCATGCGGGAATTTGA
- a CDS encoding winged helix-turn-helix transcriptional regulator, whose product MSSLLLLTNALQPSTEVLPALGLLLHNVRVAPAEGPALVDTPGADVILIDGRRDLPQVRSLCQLLRSTGPGCPLVLVVTEGGLAAVTADWGIDDVLLDTAGPAEVEARLRLAMGRQQIVNDDSPMEIRNGDLSVDEATYSAKLKGRVLDLTFKEFELLKYLAQHPGRVFTRAQLLQEVWGYDYFGGTRTVDVHVRRLRAKLGPEHESLIGTVRNVGYRFVTPEKVERAADGAKAKAAQPKPDDADETAHTDAAAPAQAPAQAAVEPQEAAVRPAQR is encoded by the coding sequence ATGAGCTCTCTCCTGCTCCTGACCAACGCCCTTCAGCCGTCGACGGAGGTGCTTCCCGCTCTCGGCCTGCTGCTGCACAACGTGCGCGTGGCGCCCGCCGAAGGCCCGGCCCTCGTCGACACCCCCGGTGCCGACGTCATCCTGATCGACGGACGCCGTGACCTCCCGCAGGTGCGCAGCCTGTGCCAGCTGCTGCGCTCCACGGGACCCGGCTGTCCGCTCGTCCTCGTCGTGACCGAGGGCGGCCTCGCGGCCGTCACGGCCGACTGGGGCATCGACGACGTCCTCCTCGACACGGCGGGCCCCGCCGAGGTCGAGGCGCGCCTGCGGCTCGCGATGGGCCGCCAGCAGATCGTCAACGACGACTCCCCGATGGAGATCCGCAACGGCGACCTCTCCGTGGACGAGGCGACCTACAGCGCCAAGCTCAAGGGCCGGGTCCTCGACCTGACCTTCAAGGAGTTCGAGCTCCTGAAGTACCTGGCGCAGCACCCGGGCCGCGTCTTCACCCGCGCCCAGCTCCTCCAGGAGGTCTGGGGCTACGACTACTTCGGCGGTACGCGGACGGTCGACGTCCACGTACGGCGGCTGCGCGCGAAGCTCGGACCCGAGCACGAGTCGCTGATCGGGACCGTCCGGAACGTCGGTTACCGATTCGTTACCCCGGAGAAGGTGGAGCGCGCCGCGGACGGGGCGAAGGCCAAGGCGGCCCAGCCAAAGCCGGATGATGCGGACGAGACGGCGCACACGGACGCCGCCGCCCCGGCACAGGCCCCGGCACAGGCCGCGGTGGAGCCCCAGGAAGCCGCCGTACGCCCTGCCCAGAGGTAG
- a CDS encoding LacI family DNA-binding transcriptional regulator: MAKVTRDDVARLAGTSTAVVSYVINNGPRPVAPATRERVLAAIKELGYRPDRVAQAMASRKTELIGLIVPDARQPFFGEMAHAVEQAAAERGKMVLVGNSDYIAEREVHYLRAFLGMRVSGLILVSHALNDHAAAEIDAWDARVVLLHERPEAIDDVAVVTDDIGGAQLATRHLLEHGYEYVACLGGTAETPAVGDPVSDHVEGWRRAMQEAGKPTEGRLFEAPYNRYDAYKVGLELLAGPHRPPAIFCSTDDQAIGVLRAARELRIDVPGQLAVAGFDDVKEAGLTDPPLTTIASDRPAMARAAVDLVLDDGLRVPGSRRERLKLFPSRLVVRQSCGCA; encoded by the coding sequence GTGGCCAAGGTGACTAGGGATGACGTAGCGCGACTGGCGGGTACGTCCACCGCCGTCGTCAGCTATGTCATCAACAACGGACCCAGGCCGGTCGCCCCGGCCACGCGCGAGCGCGTTCTCGCCGCGATCAAGGAGCTGGGGTACCGGCCCGACCGGGTCGCCCAGGCCATGGCCTCGCGGAAGACCGAGCTCATAGGACTGATCGTGCCGGACGCGCGCCAGCCCTTCTTCGGGGAGATGGCGCACGCCGTCGAACAGGCCGCCGCCGAGCGCGGGAAAATGGTCCTGGTCGGCAACTCCGACTACATCGCCGAGCGCGAGGTGCACTATCTGCGCGCCTTCCTCGGCATGCGGGTCTCCGGACTGATCCTCGTCAGCCACGCGCTGAACGACCACGCGGCCGCCGAGATCGACGCGTGGGACGCCCGTGTGGTGCTCCTCCACGAGCGCCCCGAGGCGATCGACGACGTCGCCGTCGTCACCGACGACATAGGGGGCGCCCAGCTCGCCACCCGGCACCTTCTGGAGCACGGGTACGAGTACGTGGCCTGTCTCGGCGGTACGGCCGAGACCCCCGCCGTCGGCGACCCCGTCTCCGACCACGTCGAGGGCTGGCGGCGTGCCATGCAGGAGGCCGGCAAGCCGACCGAGGGACGCCTCTTCGAGGCCCCGTACAACCGGTACGACGCCTACAAGGTCGGCCTCGAACTGCTCGCCGGACCGCACCGGCCTCCGGCCATCTTCTGCTCCACGGACGACCAGGCGATCGGTGTCCTGCGCGCCGCGCGCGAGCTGCGCATCGACGTGCCGGGGCAGCTCGCGGTCGCCGGGTTCGACGACGTCAAGGAAGCGGGCCTGACCGACCCTCCTCTGACAACGATCGCATCGGACCGGCCGGCGATGGCCCGCGCGGCCGTGGACCTCGTGCTGGACGACGGACTACGGGTGCCCGGCTCCCGCCGCGAGCGGTTGAAGCTGTTCCCCTCGCGCCTGGTGGTACGCCAGTCCTGCGGCTGCGCGTAG